A genomic region of Candidozyma auris chromosome 5, complete sequence contains the following coding sequences:
- a CDS encoding 40S ribosomal protein uS8 yields the protein MTRTSVLADALNSINNAEKTGKRQVLIRPSSKVIIKFLQVMQKHGYIGEFEYIDDHRSGKIVVQLTGRLNKCGVISPRFNVKIKDIERWTDNLLPARQFGYVILTTSAGIMDHEEARRKHVSGKILGFVY from the exons ATGACTAGAACTTCCGTTTTGGCTGATGCCTTGAACTCCATAAACAATGCTGAGAAGACCGGCAAGCGCCAAGTGTTAATAAGACCTTCCTCCAaggtcatcatcaaatttttGCAAGTTATGCAGAAGCACG GCTACATTGGTGAGTTTGAATACATTGATGACCACAGATCTGGTAAGATTGTTGTTCAGTTGACTGGTAGATTGAACAAGTGTGGTGTCATTTCCCCAAGATTTAACGTCAAGATTAAGGATATTGAGAGATGGACTGACAACTTGTTGCCTGCTAGACAGTTCGGTTATGTTATCTTGACTACTTCTGCTGGTATCATGGACCACGAGGAGGCCAGAAGAAAGCATGTCTCTGGAAAGATCTTGGGCTTTGTGTACTAA
- a CDS encoding oxidoreductase encodes MYRLGLTRCLAPSRQTSVSFLRDTRAKYSSKNKDSFEDDKGVSKKENDNRLFKVNQKSSPSAPAEMPTDQGLDKLMKKDNKVYVPKLRYERKSYEMPGMPNEDDFTKFSYKVQKPKTVTRWSRYLPKVMALAFILWGGYTVKVWYFPAEKGADSKELLDPEHFHPFIVTYNKKIDDDHYLLEVTPKFKNWQFSYYANYEGKTIWNGDRLWSVEIMQPQIQIVRSYTPLPLYFMKSERTRSGEEEPLLRVIDNDREDYDKGGVMTFYIKRYDDGEMSRYLTSRKVGDIIDIRGPYTEFKFPYHPLKKYHQRPLFRDLPSKVEAESLLPSIKKEHDLPEFDNLTYYGAGTGIAPILQCLFSRNPYRGFVNIHYSARTPSEFEPFARYLFFLEKLDRVKLHTHYDSAPKTALKQSDIPKPFEPHYTSSSKLEKQFSDKKELSEEDKLKLRMAIMRDSENDVSSAVKETERAVRYENAIQQAQVTSTKPKDPSSLALVCGPYGYVDHVAGAKNLETNEQGEIRGLLGKKGWDNSNVYKL; translated from the coding sequence ATGTATAGATTGGGTCTCACTCGTTGCCTTGCTCCATCAAGGCAAACCTCGGTATCATTTCTACGAGATACGAGGGCTAAATACTCAAGCAAAAATAAAGATagttttgaagatgataaaGGTGTatcgaagaaagagaatgatAATAGGCTCTTCAAAGTAAACCAGAAGTCTTCGCCCTCAGCTCCAGCGGAAATGCCAACTGATCAGGGTCTTGACAAGTTAATGAAAAAGGACAATAAGGTATATGTTCCTAAGTTAAGATATGAAAGGAAATCCTACGAGATGCCAGGTATGCCCAACGAGGATGATTTCACCAAGTTTTCCTACAAGGTCCAAAAACCTAAGACCGTTACCCGATGGTCACGGTATTTGCCAAAAGTAATGGCTCTTGCTTTTATATTGTGGGGTGGCTACACCGTGAAAGTCTGGTACTTCCCGGCGGAAAAAGGTGCAGATAGcaaagagctcttggaTCCAGAACACTTCCATCCGTTCATTGTCACTtacaacaagaagatcgatGATGACCACTATTTATTGGAAGTGACCCCCAAGTTCAAGAATTGGCAATTCAGTTACTATGCTAATTACGAAGGAAAAACCATATGGAATGGTGATAGGCTATGGTCTGTGGAGATCATGCAGCCTCAAATCCAGATAGTTAGGTCATACACTCCTTTACCGTTATATTTTATGAAATCCGAGAGAACTCGTTCTGGAGAGGAGGAACCCCTTCTTAGGGTCATAGACAATGATAGAGAGGACTACGATAAAGGAGGTGTCATGACATTTTACATCAAGCGATATGACGATGGAGAGATGTCTAGATATCTTACGTCTAGAAAGGTTGGTGATATTATTGACATACGGGGTCCCTACACCGAATTCAAATTTCCTTATCATCCTTTAAAGAAATATCACCAAAGGCCACTTTTCAGAGACCTACCATCCAAGGTTGAGGCCGAATCACTCCTACCCTCAATAAAGAAGGAGCATGACCTACCAGAATTTGACAATCTCACATATTATGGAGCGGGAACCGGTATTGCCCCAATTCTTCAGTGTCTCTTCTCGAGAAACCCTTATAGAGGTTTTGTCAACATCCATTATTCGGCTAGAACGCCATCTGAGTTTGAGCCTTTCGCGAGATaccttttctttcttgagaagctaGACCGTGTAAAACTACATACTCACTACGACAGCGCTCCAAAGACAGCACTCAAGCAAAGCGATATTCCGAAGCCGTTCGAGCCACACTACACAAGCTCTTCCAAATTGGAAAAACAGTTTTCtgacaagaaagagttACTGGAGGAAgacaagctcaagctcAGGATGGCAATCATGCGAGACAGTGAGAATGATGTATCAAGCGCAGTCAAGGAGACCGAGAGAGCAGTAAGATACGAAAATGCCATTCAGCAAGCTCAGGTCACTCTGACGAAACCAAAAGATCCATCCTCTCTTGCCTTGGTGTGTGGCCCTTACGGCTACGTGGATCACGTCGCTGGGGCAAAGAACTTGGAAACAAACGAACAAGGCGAGATCCGCGGACTTCTCGGAAAGAAAGGTTGGGACAATTCCAATGTTTATAAACTATAG
- the HFL1 gene encoding DNA polymerase epsilon noncatalytic subunit has product MSETPATSPFTQEPSPVHTDAQVPTSSEDATMTDAPQDATQKNSDALDLEDEEMPEIDDAVMSLPLSKIRRIFKMDPDYYSASQGAVFATGAATELFVQHFMEHAAMMAKMEKRKKIQYKDLSTVVSTQDSLHFLSDTVPKTQPVGQAMKERKINLQDEDQRKHADLLGTDDNVASENAAEPVDTSSTVLTKGQQTLPFEPAKKPATIKKAVIHDLMSTDDDQNNSPIVIED; this is encoded by the coding sequence ATGTCTGAGACACCTGCAACATCTCCGTTTACACAAGAGCCATCTCCAGTTCACACAGATGCACAAGTGCCGACAAGCTCTGAGGATGCCACGATGACAGACGCTCCCCAAGATGCGACTCAGAAGAACAGCGATGCTCTCGATCTagaggatgaagaaatgCCCGAAATAGATGATGCTGTGATGTCGTTGCCGCTCTCAAAAATTAGAagaatcttcaagatggaCCCTGATTATTACCTGGCTTCTCAGGGAGCCGTCTTCGCGACTGGAGCTGCTACGGAGTTATTCGTTCAGCATTTCATGGAACACGCTGCAATGATGGCTAAGatggaaaaaagaaagaagattcAGTACAAAGACCTAAGTACAGTGGTATCCACGCAAGACTCTTTACATTTTTTGAGTGATACCGTGCCAAAGACACAACCTGTGGGACAAGCAATGAAGGAAAGGAAAATCAACTTacaagatgaagatcaGAGGAAGCATGCCGATCTTCTCGGAACAGATGACAATGTTGCATCTGAAAACGCAGCTGAGCCAGTAGACACATCCTCTACTGTTTTGACCAAAGGTCAGCAGACCTTGCCCTTCGAACCTGCCAAAAAGCCTGCTACTATCAAAAAGGCCGTAATACATGATTTGATGAGTACAGATGACGATCAAAACAATAGTCCAATTGTTATTGAAGACTAA
- the MRPL27 gene encoding mitochondrial 54S ribosomal protein mL41 has translation MRASSVLGFQQTAAASLRRPWQTFRDGQIWYGNTKSGSKRHPLYTKSGNKNFYKGTRSSGIGSLTKHAKYVVNWDKVRTYVVPTDLATTDLKPLVSKDVPEIMQKTPGYPDSFKNPELAWNSIKDFIEHGENYFDVDLEKSNYLEEYVNPKLAKQAVEQNNVIVKD, from the coding sequence ATGAGAGCATCCTCGGTTCTAGGATTTCAGCAGACAGCGGCAGCCAGCTTGAGAAGACCTTGGCAAACCTTTAGGGATGGTCAGATATGGTACGGTAACACCAAGTCAGGGTCCAAAAGACATCCATTGTACACAAAACTGGGCAATAAAAATTTTTACAAAGGCACTCGCTCGTCTGGTATTGGCTCATTGACGAAACATGCTAAGTATGTTGTCAACTGGGATAAGGTGAGAACGTACGTTGTTCCAACGGATTTGGCCACCACTGATCTCAAGCCCTTGGTTTCTAAAGATGTACCAGAAATCATGCAAAAGACCCCCGGTTACCCAGACAGTTTCAAAAACCCCGAGCTCGCTTGGAATAGCATAAAGGACTTCATCGAACATGGAGAGAACtattttgatgttgattTAGAAAAGAGCAACTACTTGGAGGAATATGTCAACCCCAAGCTTGCCAAACAAGCAGTTGAACAGAATAATGTCATTGTCAAGGATTAA
- the DAO1 gene encoding Dao1p — protein MSSSTKIVVVGAGVVGLTTALELKRAKPNYDVTIAAAHLPGDLSLAYASPYAGANWQSFATKDATKLQELDRLGYFEFQRLADDPRSGVWRCPNANYYTQLAVASVQGQTEAFHHWFGDIAKERVLQNNELLPGTAYGTEYDGVVISVPIYLNYLLQTCLELGIALRRVSFITDIEEALSLHASGEKADLVINCAGLIAYRINGVNDSRRNYPVKGQTILVRNNLSKVICVDGFEEPNEMLYMFPRKEGGTIIGGSFIQENYDTQEDKPLSTRLSKRAVAFAPELIDPSRGNPNYLDVVQVNVGLRPFRDGGMRIEIDGRRKWLIHNYGAGSGGYQGSYGFARKVVELAKQLREQSKL, from the coding sequence ATGTCTTCTTCCACCAAAATAGTCGTTGTTGGAGCTGGGGTTGTTGGTCTCACCACCGCTCTCGAGctcaaaagagccaaaCCAAATTACGATGTTACCATTGCTGCAGCGCACTTGCCAGGTGACTTGAGCTTGGCTTACGCCTCCCCTTACGCTGGAGCCAATTGGCAGTCCTTTGCAACAAAGGACGCTACAAAGCTACAAGAATTGGACAGACTTGGATACTTCGAGTTCCAGCGCCTTGCAGATGATCCACGATCTGGTGTGTGGCGTTGCCCAAATGCCAACTACTATACCCAATTGGCGGTTGCGAGTGTGCAAGGTCAAACAGAGGCGTTTCACCACTGGTTTGGTGATATCGCCAAGGAGAGAGTATTGCAAAATAACGAGCTTCTTCCTGGTACCGCATACGGTACTGAATACGATGGTGTGGTGATCTCAGTTCCAATTTACTTAAACTATTTGCTACAGACTTGTCTTGAGCTCGGAATTGCTTTGCGGCGAGTCAGCTTTATTACTgacattgaagaagcgCTCTCCCTTCACGCTTCTGGCGAGAAAGCGGACTTGGTGATAAATTGTGCTGGTCTCATAGCTTACCGTATCAATGGAGTGAATGATCTGAGGAGAAACTACCCTGTGAAGGGCCAAACGATTCTTGTGAGgaacaacttgagcaagGTGATTTGTGTCGATGGATTTGAAGAGCCAAATGAAATGCTATATATGTTTCCTCGGAAGGAAGGAGGAACAATCATAGGGGGGAGCTTCATTCAAGAAAACTACGATactcaagaagacaaaCCACTCTCGACAAGGCTTTCGAAACGAGCTGTCGCATTTGCACCAGAGCTTATTGATCCTTCCCGAGGAAACCCAAATTACTTGGATGTAGTTCAAGTCAACGTTGGTCTTCGGCCATTCAGGGACGGTGGCATGAGAATCGAGATCGATGGAAGGCGCAAATGGCTAATCCACAACTACGGCGCCGGCAGCGGTGGATACCAGGGAAGCTACGGTTTTGCTAGGAAGGTTGTCGAGTTAGCAAAACAATTGCGAGAACAATCCAAGCTTTAA
- the MAK32 gene encoding Mak32p, which produces MPSAEPPICTTLGLFIIDDNIYPDSWNRPSEHDIVGGGASYAIVGARIASGPRLGARVAGIIDKGTDFPQDVEDEINAWDAGPIFRENKNRLTTRGANVYQEDGFRSFVYKTPKKRIEHHDIVETGNLIYSKTFHMCCAVDRCEQIIDCFHEKLRNTETDKPLYIFEPFPDICVPENFEALANILHKVDVFSPNLEEAARFLGVEVPHTEEGISKLAEKFIQFSPKHGGVVIRCGALGCYIRTRGESFMLKAYHTDQSKVVDVTGGGNSFCGAFITALYLSHKDWMIAGAFGNVASGCIIEKLGMPLRKAGTEEWNGTSIMARLQHYVEVNGLDIDLEKIEWM; this is translated from the coding sequence ATGCCTTCAGCAGAGCCTCCCATTTGTACCACCTTAGGCCTCTTCATAATAGATGATAACATATATCCAGACTCATGGAACAGGCCTTCTGAGCATGACATCGTCGGTGGAGGGGCCTCGTACGCTATAGTTGGTGCTAGAATTGCAAGCGGACCTCGGCTTGGTGCGAGGGTAGCAGGGATTATAGACAAAGGCACAGACTTTCCTCAGGATGTCGAGGACGAAATCAATGCGTGGGACGCCGGTCCGATCTTTCGTGAGAACAAAAATCGCTTGACCACACGAGGAGCTAATGTCTATCAAGAGGATGGTTTTCGTTCATTTGTTTACAAGACACCCAAGAAACGCATTGAACACCACGACATTGTGGAAACTGGCAACTTGATTTACCTGAAGACATTCCATATGTGCTGTGCTGTAGATCGCTGTGAACAGATAATAGACTGTTTTCacgagaagttgagaaaCACAGAGACAGATAAGCCATTGTATATCTTTGAACCCTTTCCCGATATTTGTGTGCCCGAGAACTTCGAAGCGTTGGCAAACATTCTACATAAAGTAGATGTCTTCAGCCCAAATTTGGAAGAGGCAGCAAGGTTTCTAGGTGTGGAAGTGCCGCATACAGAGGAAGGTATTAGCAAGTTGGCAGAGAAGTTCATTCAATTCTCTCCTAAACATGGGGGCGTTGTGATCAGGTGTGGGGCTTTGGGTTGCTACATTCGGACTAGAGGCGAACTGTTCATGTTGAAAGCCTATCATACAGATCAAAGTAAGGTGGTGGATGTCACTGGAGGCGGCAATTCGTTCTGCGGTGCATTCATAACAGCATTATACTTATCGCACAAAGACTGGATGATAGCGGGAGCATTTGGTAACGTTGCAAGTGGATGCATCATAGAGAAGCTTGGAATGCCACTTCGAAAAGCTGGGACTGAAGAATGGAATGGTACTTCAATCATGGCCCGCTTACAACACTACGTCGAAGTCAATGGCTTGGATATAGATTTAGAAAAGATAGAATGGATGTAA
- the HOL4 gene encoding Hol4p, whose translation MPRLGIVPCGNNVTGTIAMMDNDSVSVPETASLKKTDTGIILHPQPHDDPNDPLNWPTLRKDICFLIIGFQTFIGGGQTPILAAAFSSLAEEFHEPLSVISYLVGGFMLALGVGSVFASPTAVLYGKRLVYLLGILIFLVGAIVAASSENYGALMAGRILTGFGASPTESLASASLSELYFQHERAYRTGLYTLLLLGGKNIIPLLSSLMFEHLGRHWMYWILAMFLGLNLVLTFLFVPETFWERSPTPNKRSLQETEAARRTKNYIPPEKRPHAYALPSTTNVLDCESLSSSRFDATFHEEGSQTDPVALTESRGQHFHHDASSQTSEPKSFKNRLALLSGRHSPDKWWQVALRPFFLYLYPPVLYGSLVYSMAVVWLIVISETVSDIFKGESYGYSQQTVGLFYLGPFIGGVLGSLCTGFFGDRLVRFLARKNHGIYEPEFRLFMFIPATIFECFGLMGYGWSAEDTKPWIAPVIFFGCLSFGSSMASTTAITYTVDCYKMFAAESLVSFNFAKNFLGFIFSLFNTDVYFARGGKNTFVIYGVVQMFLSLCGIGVYMYGKVFRAWTDRKELLKVLYAHLQLSQPMRSIRKKVTSVMILQQQISPTPSPTHCVMNNKKRD comes from the coding sequence ATGCCGAGGCTAGGGATTGTGCCATGCGGCAACAACGTCACTGGCACCATCGCCATGATGGACAATGACTCGGTGAGTGTCCCAGAGACCGcctctttgaagaaaacggATACGGGCATCATCTTGCACCCACAACCACACGATGACCCAAACGATCCACTCAACTGGCCCACGCTTAGAAAAGATATCTGTTTCTTGATTATTGGGTTCCAGACTTTTATTGGTGGAGGCCAGACGCCCATCTTGGCTGCTGCCTTCTCTTCGCTAGCAGAAGAGTTCCATGAACCGCTCTCTGTGATCTCCTACTTGGTGGGTGGTTTCATGTTGGCGCTCGGTGTGGGCTCGGTGTTCGCTAGCCCGACAGCGGTGCTCTACGGCAAAAGGTTGGTTTATTTGTTGGGCattttgatcttcttggtgggTGCTATTGTTGCTGCCTCATCGGAAAACTACGGAGCTTTGATGGCCGGTAGAATCCTTACTGGATTTGGTGCTTCTCCAACAGAAAGTTTAGCGTCTGCAAGCTTGAGTGAGTTGTATTTCCAGCATGAACGTGCTTACAGAACCGGTCTCTACACCTTATTGCTTCTAGGCGGCAAAAATATCATTcctttgctttcttcgcTAATGTTTGAGCACTTAGGTAGGCACTGGATGTACTGGATTTTGGCTATGTTTTTGGGTCTCAATCTTGTGCTTACCTTCTTGTTTGTTCCAGAAACTTTTTGGGAAAGGTCCCCTACCCCCAACAAGCGTTCGTTACAAGAAACAGAGGCTGCTCGTCGTACCAAGAACTACATTCCTCCTGAGAAGAGACCACATGCATACGCTCTTCCATCCACCACAAACGTCCTAGATTGCGAGAGTTTGTCATCCTCGCGGTTTGACGCAACATTCCACGAGGAAGGGTCTCAAACAGACCCTGTTGCGCTCACCGAATCACGGGGCCAGCACTTCCATCATGATGCTCTGTCACAAACTTCAGAgccaaaaagcttcaagaatcGATTGGCGTTACTTTCGGGAAGACATTCTCCCGACAAGTGGTGGCAGGTGGCATTGAGaccattttttctttacttGTATCCTCCAGTTCTCTATGGCAGTTTGGTCTACTCCATGGCAGTAGTGTGGCTTATTGTCATTTCAGAAACTGTATCCGATATCTTCAAGGGAGAAAGCTACGGCTACTCGCAGCAGACTGTTGGTCTTTTCTATTTGGGACCCTTTATAGGAGGTGTACTTGGATCTCTATGCACGGGATTTTTTGGCGATCGTCTAGTTCGCTTTCTTGCAAGGAAGAATCATGGAATCTACGAACCTGAATTTAGATTATTCATGTTCATCCCTGCCACCATTTTCGAGTGTTTTGGTCTCATGGGTTATGGCTGGTCCGCCGAAGACACCAAACCTTGGATTGCCCCtgtgattttctttggatGCTTGAGTTTTGGCTCTTCAATGGCCTCAACCACAGCTATCACGTACACGGTCGATTGCTACAAGATGTTCGCAGCAGAGTCCTTGGTGTCATTTAACTTCGCCAAGAACTTCCTTGGCTTCATTTTTTCGCTCTTCAATACTGATGTATATTTTGCTAGAGGCGGTAAGAATACGTTCGTGATCTACGGTGTTGTGCAGATGTTTTTGAGTCTCTGTGGCATTGGTGTCTATATGTACGGTAAGGTCTTCCGTGCATGGACTGATAGaaaagagctcttgaaagTACTTTATGCCCACCTCCAGCTTTCCCAACCCATGAGAAGCAtaaggaagaaagtgacATCAGTAATGATTCTTCAGCAACAAATACTGCCGACACCTCTGCCGACTCACTGCGTGATGAACAACAAAAAGCGTGATTGA